TTCCATTGAGCCATCAGAAGTAAGACGGAAGGACCAATTTGGCAGTTTCCCAAACTTCTGTGGTTAAAACTTGATATTAGAACATCAGAGGTCTGTTTAATTTTGACCTAAAGTTGGAGGggtctttttgtatttttccttttatctcTGATTCCtagtgttttttattatttttaaatatttatttatttaattctatTAGATCTTTCTGGACAGATTGACAAGGGTTACATGTCACCCCATTTCATTACAAATCACGACAAATCTATAGTGGAGTTTGACAATGCCAAAGTCCTAGTAACTGATCAGAAGATTTCAACTGTCAAAGAAATTGTTCCTTTACTAGAAAAGACTACTCAACTGAGTGTCCCACTGCTAATCATTGCAGAGGATATCTCCAGGCAAGTACTGGAAACACTAGTGGTGAACAAAATGCAAGGTTTACTAAATGTTGCTGTTGTCAAATGTCCAGGATTTTTAGAAGGAAAGAAAGCTCTTTTGCAAGATATTGCACTTATGACAGGTCAAATTATGTACTGCATGCCAAACTTTATTTgcttaattatttaatttttccatgACATATGCCAATAATAAGATAATGTTTATTCTGAATCAGTGGTTGTTTTGATGTTAAGAATCTATCATGACTATGACCTGCTTTTCATTCACTAAATTTAGTAATTTGTTACTTTGCGACACAGTTCACCTCATTCCCACTTTTAGCCTTATATTAATATCTTTACATCTCAAAATGGTGAGATAGTTCACTTTGCAGCCAGATGTTCactcacattttttatttcctaGTTTGCTGGCCCTCATAGTCGTGTAAAGAACCTCAGTGCAAGTTATGATAGCTCTCAAGTATCTAATAATTGATGTCGAAAATTAGTGAATTTTTGgaattcatatattaaaataaaaaatgtgaagtGAGTACTAttgtgatgttttttttttttttaaggatctCAATGTAGGCCCTTTATATGGATGTGCTTCTCCTGCTAAATACACAATTTGGTAAAACTTTGTGGCCCTAATTTGTGGGAACTTCTGTTCCAAAATGTTGTTCAAATGCATTTATTTAACCTATTTGATATCAACTGTTAATCTCTGATTGCTTGTTGGGAAGGAGAGAATGGAGACAAAATCTTAGTACATCTTAGTACattaagattttcaaaacaCTTTTCTTACCCTgtattttttggtgaaaaaggGAATACAGAGATTTCAGAAAATGTGACCTTTTCCAGCCCTGTTGAGTTCAATAACTTTTATAGGTTTGATCATTTGGTGCATCTTCTAAATAACATTCAAAAGGACAAAACATCTGTACATATTACATGTAAACACTACACACGCCCTTTCTGTCACAACATCTTTTTCTTTATGTGACTGTAAGCTGTGGATAGAAACATATCTCGAACGTCACTATCTGCATTTTTCTGAGCTTGGGAAATATAAAATCGTCATCATTTATGTTTCTGGGGGCCTTATTGCATTTGTCATAATAATTGTATTTCTTTGTGATGAGATTGCTATTTCCGCTTCAGTTTCTCATTGAGATAATTTTAATGTCATTAGGCGCTGATTTTCTCTCTGGAGATTTGGGTCTGATGCTTGAATGTGCAACTTCAGATCAGCTTGGCATTGCACGAAAAGTTACCATAACCAGTAATTCAACGACCATTGTTGCTGACCCTACTACTAAAGCTGAAATACAGGCAAGAATTTTGCAAATCAAGAAGGATCTGGCTGAAACAGATAATGCATCCTTGTCAAGAAAGCTTTCTGAAAGAATTGCTAAACTCTCTGGCGGTGTGGCTGTGATTAAGGTCTGCAATTTAAAAAAGAGctatttcttaaaaattgttgATAAAATCTTGTATAGCAGCTTTCTTCTTCCTGGATGCTGGCTTCAATTAATATCTGTCTTGTCAAAAGAGAACAAGGCTTTTCCAGAGGAAAAAGTGAATGAggctttatctttgtttttttatttaaattttgaaactttaattttttttgttgatcatGCCTGACATTCAAAACCTTTGGTCATAATTGTTTTACCTTTCCTTTCATTTATCTTTCTATTATTTTAGGTAGGAGCACACACTGAGGTGGAGCTTGAAGATCGGAAACTCAGAATTGAAGATGCAAAAAATGCCACATTTGCTGCCATGGCTGAAGGAATAGTCCCTGGTGGTGGTGCTACGTACATTCATCTCTCGGAACTGATTCCCATCATAAAGAATTCTATGGAAGATCTAGATGAGCAGAGTGGTGCAGATATTGTGGCAAAGGTGTGGTATCCTcccccctccctctctctctatgtcagatttttcctttgtttttagTCAGAGTGAGGTCAGTGTTAATCAAATAATGAGGTGTACTTGAGTGCaaagcaaggaagtcaataccgtaccggaggttgtaccggtttggccagcggtacgatatattttgggtaccggtcaataccgatGTACcttttcgggtttaccgctattttataaatattatatttatatacacacacctacaaaatctctagaaccatgtttataagcatataatatttcactaatattataataaatataaaagtttatcataaaacattacctcaattcagaacaaattattcatagttttagactttagcatcaatttaaaagaaaaaaaaaacataaaataaaaaatagaaagcttaattgttcattgcatactaagaaaacaaataatactaataagttaatgtaaataagttatcattatatcgttacaaaaattcaaagattacaaaactaaaaaaaaaaaaaaaagaagcttttttCCTGTatcggccggtattgcccgaaattggccgctATGACCGGTACATGGTCGATACGGCCGGTATTTAAACTGGTACGAAACGTTATCGTTTCGATACCAGTACACATACCGGTACGGTACATACCGGCCAGTATGGTCGGTACTGGTACGGTATCGACTTCACTGGTGCAAAGGCCTCCTAAGCCTTGCACCTTATAGAAGTAAAACGCATTCtgtaaaaattaatatagtaaattttaagaattaaaaaatatgactATCAATTGATAAGCtaatcatataaaaattaaaccTAGCATTTTATATAATGCCCTATGAACTTTAAATACAGCTGTAGAAATTATTAGTTATCACTAAACAACTAGGTGGTGAAGGCTCGACTGTCctgcataaaaaatatatatatatatgcaatacTAATCGTGTGGTCTGATGCACTATTTATATGATATAAcccctttctctttccttttgaaCCAATGGCTACTTCTTCTCCCCTTTTTTTAACCAGTCTTTCTACCTCCTGTCTCTCCTGAAACCATAtcctttttttcattatatatatataggtggtGAAGGCTCGACTGTcctgcataaaaaaaaatatatatatgcaatacTAATCGTGTGGTCTGATGCACTATTTATATGATATAAcccctttctctttccttttgaaCCAATGGCTACTTCTTCTCCCCTTTTTTAACCAGTCTTTCTACCTCCTGTCTCTCCTGAAACCATAtcctttttttcattatatatatatataatgaaaaaaaggaTATGGTTTCAGGAGAGACAGGAGGTAGAAAGACTGGTTAAAAAAAGGGGAGAAGAAGTAGCCATTGGttcaaaaggaaagagaaaggggTTATATCATATAAATAGTGCATCAGACCACACGATTAGTATTGCATAATGAATCAAGGGTTAGGTTTAATGTATTTatctttttaaacaaaaagtaGTGCAAAAAGCACACTTTGAGCTTTGTAGGAAAGTGAAAAAAGTGCGctttttaaaacatattttgCTTTAGGTGTGAAAGGGGCTAACCCTTGGCAGTTTGCACTTTAAGCAGACTTCTACTAGCAGTCAGATGACAAGATCTGACCAGGAACTTTCTAAGGTGGCCTGCATGTAATATCTTGTgttattttcttcctcaaatcTTGAGAGACCTGTTCTCAGGACAGGGAagagaaattataaaaagaaaaaaagagtacaggaccttttttctttttttaatcccCTTGCATTATTGTAATTTCATCAAATCATCAACAATAATATAAGAGATGCCTTAAGAATGAATTGCTGCAAGATCAGCTTCTGAAAAATTCTGTTAGTGGGCCTATTTAATTGAGTTTTATAGACCTTTTTACCAATCTGTTAGGCTCAATGGTTATTTAATTTAGATACTGTACCAGTAAACCCTTAAATCTATGATGTATGTACACAATCAGATTTTCCTCATTTGATATAACAGACAAGATCCCTTACCACCATACtgatattttgttttgggagtaatcaattaaaatgtttttaaagatCGCTGGTGCCATGTTACATAAATTGGACATAGCCCAGAGCCAAGATTGCTTGATAAAATTGTCAGAAAAGGTTTTTAGTCCTATGGATTGGGTCTGAATGTGTCAACAACAAACTGGCAGTAGTTATACCACCAGCAATTGGTAAGAAATAGTAAGTGTGTGTAGTAGTGGTACACAcatggtcgctccagaagcttataaaccatgtgtgggagggaactcttgCCGATGTGGGACTGCGGTGTAAAGCCCCCAGAGGGTGAAGATCCGTACGCTCCTACGTCGCTtgagccgataaaccgtgagaGACTGGCTCtccaaagcggataaatccgattaattggggaagtatcctcacagTAAGCATATTTGCTACTGCAAATGACAGTGAGTGAAAGATCCTGTCCCTCATCTGAGGCCTCCCCTTTTCTTAAATTGTTTCTTgggtgtttttactttttatttgtttgttagtTCAGAAATCAGTCAGATAATGTAAAATTTAGATTCTTCTGCTTTAAATTTAAactgttaatttttatttttcatcttttggtttttaaacATCTTTTAGGACCTTAATTTTGTGGACATTTACTGCTCTGATCATAGAAACTGTTGCTAATGTTAAATTGCAGGCTCTCCTTGCACCTGCAAAATCAATTGCTTCTAATGCTGGAGTCGATGGAGAAATTGTTGTAGAGAAGACTAGAACTTGTAATTGGCAAACTGGATACAATGCAATGACAGGCAGATACGAAGATCTTCTCAGTGCTGGAGTTGCAGATCCTTGTCGTGTTTCAAGGTGTGCACTTCAAAATGCAGTGTCAATTGCAGGTGTAGTTCTAACCACTCAAGCTGTGTTGGTGGAAAAGATAAAGAAGCCTGAGCCAGCTGTCCCTCATGTTCCAGGCATAACTCCTTAAAGAAAAGATGGGAAGAGATTAGTTGGAAAGCTAGTTGAAAGCTGAGAAAGGCTTGTACGTGTCACATTGGTTTGAAACAAacaatttgaattttcttggtTTAGACTTCAGATGCTGATTAAAGAAGCTTTCAAAGCTGTCGAGAGGCCAGACAAGTCAGCTTTCAATCTGACTTTTGGATTGCGAGAGTATTAAAAGCCACACATGAAGAAAGGGATTGCATGTCCAGTAGCAGTCAGCCTATTAATCTTTGTAATGTCATTCAACATGTAagattccttcttcttttttggttttgtttttggtactCTTTTTTGGACTTTGTATTATACTGCAATAATAATGATGAGGGTATCTTAAAGAAATTTCTTTATTCTTCCTAATCTTTTGTTCAGAAATCTTCAAAACCTGTTTCTGATTCTGTCCATATGTATGCTCCAACTTTGCTGTAGAAGTTATCACTAAGAACATTGCACAACTGGTCTACTAGGTATTGTTACAGATGTGGcagtaaaattaattttggaattaaagCAATATACTTCCTCCTTGATAAACCCGATTGTCTGCCAATGTTGCAACATCATCTAGAATATAGCGTCTGTGTATACACAGCATACAAGTGATTTTATGCCAAGTTTGTTGATTTGAGTGTTATTCCAGACAGGTAATTCTGTCAAAATGAAGTTTTTAAGTGAATTCTAACACAATCTCACATCCAAGATGGTGTAATCAATCATGCATTTATAATGCTTTGCTTGCATCTTATTTCATTGTTACAAATACATAAGCTAAGTAAGGACTTGTCTTTCACAGTACTATGTCATGAAGTAAAACCTACTGCTAATAGTTGAGAATGCtcgaaaatcgagtttcaaccTATACTATTGAAGAATTTTGACCAAGCCACATctatgtgtatttgttttacaaTCTCAACTATTTTTTGGCGAAGTTGTCAATTATGTATGTTTaaattgtgtgtgtatatttttaAGGTAACTAAAAAAGGACAGATGCCCATTTTGCAAGTTCACATTGTATATGATCAAGatgtgaaaattgaaaacttatcaGACAATGCCAATGATCTTGAACATAATGATCAAGTGGTATAAGACAAGAAACACTATAGATtccataaaaatgataaatatatagtaaaaataacaataaattaatCCAGAATGTGTTTgatcaattacaaaaaatatttaacatatATCTGAAGTCATACGAAAGTTGCTTAGTACTGTTTTTCACTATGGAATTCTTTGTTCAAAGAAATATATTCTATTGGATATTTTTTTACTAAGGTCTCCTCTTACCCTTAGTCCTTTCTCCCTTTCTTTGATGTCCTACTCTTTATCTTGCCGTGAGCCTCTTGTGAACTGCAAGCCTCTTGAGAGCTGGTATCTTCTAGGCCATTCTCCAATGCCTTAACCAGATTCTCAAAGTAATTCCTTGTCACTGTGGTAAGACTAGATAGCTTTGCTCTGAAATTTTTGAATTCTTCTTCTGGACGCTCTTTGTTGAGGTAGTTATGTATATCCTTCTCTATACAATGATGAAGCCTTTCCAAATTAGACTCTGCCTCACCTTGCAAGTACTCAAAGAACCCCttttttgattttgctttcttGTCTCCATCCTCAGGGAGGTAATACCCATATGCATATGTCCACTTAAGCACTCTCCTACATTCAATTATCTGCAACCAAGCATCTGTAATGAACTTAAGCTCGGCCTCAGTTGCCCCCCTTAGGTCACTAAGTCTTACCATGTAGTCATTTTGCATTTGCTTTAAATCCTTAACAGCTTGTTTCCTTGATGATTCATTGCCTGCCCATCTCTCGTAATAATGAGTATACTTTTCCAAATGCTTCTCAGCTCTTTTTCTGATATCTTCATCCTCATTATACTTTCCCTCTGCCTTATTCTTCTGGAATGTATTACAAGCATAGAACCCACCTGTTCTCTCACCATGCTCCTTCCATGTTCCAAGGCACATCCAGCAAAACTCATGTCCACAAGGTTTCCGGCATGTCATGTGCATGCACCCTTGGTTCTTCTCAATGGCTTTTCCACACTTTGGACATGGCTTCGTATTGACCAACAACCATGCTGTATTCTCAGCCTCAGAACTATTCTTCAATTGCCACTTAGCCACAGTCTCACAATCCACTGGCCTATGCGCATCATCCATACAATTCCAACAAAACCCATTGTTACAATGGCAACAAACATCATAGCACTCTTCATCACCTCCTTCACAAAACTCCACCGTGTACTCACAATCCGCACCTGGACACCACTTATACTTCTTATTACTCTCAATATAAGACCTTATCAAATATTGCAAATATCTCTCCTTGTCTTCCTTTTTAGCAAACAAATCAATCGAATCACGATCCACCACCGCCTTACAGCGCGGTTCAGGACATCTCAATGTCAAACATCCAACCCCATCCTCAATCGCCACACTCACATACTTCTCCCAACATTCCCTACAAAAGGGATGACCACaactaacccaacccatcatAGAAACACGGACATTCTCATAACATATAGAACAAGTTAGTTCAACTTTTCCAAGTTTATTGGGCAGCAAAAAAACCGGTTTTTCAAACAAACCTACTTTTCTTCTAATTCTCTCTTCATCAGCAAACCATTCATCTTGAACGTCACACGTTCTCCAATTGTAATTTAGGAGAAGCACCGTCGCGGCAGCTTTTGATATGGATCGAACATTGGATACCTCGGTGATATCATTCTCTTGACGTTGTTGAATATCTGATTCTTTCAATACAAAGTAACTTTGCTTTGCCTTCTTGTTCCTTCTTGACTCATCGTCATCTTCACCAACAGCTATGTTCTCCTCTTCTTTGTCGCTGTAATAGTAGGAGTCGTCATCGTCATAGGTTGTCTCCTCGGCGTCACTGTCGTACATGTAATCCTCGGAGTCCATGGCAGCTGCAACGACAAAAACTAGAAGGGaattaatacaaaatattaGGCTTTGTTTTTCACAACTCGATTATTGTTGCGTGTGTCTCTGAGTGGGTTATTGGGGCTATATATTACATATGAGACAAAGGTCGGTTAAGAAGTTCGGTTAGAACTGATTTCCTAAtcctaaacaaaaacaaacttcAACTCCTACTATTACTAGGAGTCCCTTTGGACAAGCTTTTGCACCAATATTATTAATTTCGTGGTGTTCCGGCCAATTTCGGCCGGTACCATATTTTGGCtcttgagaagaaaaaaaaaaaaaaacatgggttTTGTACCTCGTCGCTCACGATGTTTCCGGTGACTGGTCTCGTGAAGAAAGCTACCCACTCGCCCCTTCTTCtgctattttcttcttcttcttctgggtTTCGCACTTTCGCGTCCTCTGCTTCTGCAGCCAGAGTCTTTTATTCTTGTGTGTCGTGTTGTCCTTCCTTCGATGCCTCTCTCTGTCGTCCACTTCTCTCTTTCGtgttttaaattgtttttttctttgttttgtttttgtgagCCCCACGTTACTAACAAatataacaatattaaaaaggaaagctgACTCAAGTTTGTCTTGTCAATTCTATTGACTGCTTCCACCGTTTTCTATGGTTTGCAATGTTTTTCCtttgcctttttattttattttatttatttttcttcatattattactatttaatttttttttggaaactaatataaacaaaaaaaagagaaagagattcTAACATAAAAGTATATCACAACTCTATTTAAAAGTCATAATAACTTTTAAGGAAGGGTAGATAATTGTCCCACATTGTTTCATATTATCACTCTTGTTATATTCTATAAATGATTGAATTAATACttgttactattattattaaaatttgggcttaaaattacatatttcaacaaaatgtatttataattttaaaacctttagggtatgtttggtaactattttttcttcttattttttattttcaaaaataattttttatttttaaaactaaaaaacttgtttgtcAATAAAAAATAGGCAGAAAACAAATACTATTCTCAAAActtaatttgtgaaggaaactgaaaacatgtaaaagactgttttcaatttctaattttcaaaagtcaatgaaaatatacatttaatttaatgaatctgtctcatttaatgaattagcattagagttcaaatcttagtaacaacatattttagtattttctatttttttcttcaaaaaactatttttttatttcaattaatcaaacatgtttttgatttaaaaaatacaagaatttttttttctttctattcctaaaaataagtttttgaaaataaaaaacaaaaaatgttactAAACATAACCtttataatttgtgtttttttaatgtaaaattaaTATAGGTAATTTCATGGTATTTTTATTCATGCTTTTGAGTAGGAGGGATGATAAATTTATAGAATGAGAATAAAAATTCTCATACATATTCCTAGTCGCTAACCCTACAATGCGCAAGATAGTTAAATTTAAGGGTGCTATTAACAAGTGCTATATGACACCCATtaatatgataaaaaattagaataaactattcatgttttttttagGAAGTTGGAAAAGGCTGGATACGTATTAGGTGTGTGTTACTTTAGATGGggaaaatcaaattttagtgATGTTAGGTTCCGtttcttttttacttattattttttaaagtaatgctaatatttttaaaacaaaagtattataaaaacaatattttcacaacaaattttataatatttaaagtAGTCATTAGATgttctaaattcaattagacaaagaaaatattaaaattaatgaattatatatatgaggaaaaattaaatattttaaaaaaagacattaatacttgaatgggtgtttatttaattcttctttctaatatgaagagaaatagaaatagaCAATGGACTATGGACGATGTTAGGGGTTAAGGGGGAGAAATTTCTAATTCCACcagcttaaaaaataagattaacTTTTATAGCAGTAATCTAAGGTCCAAATTTCTTTGTTAGAAGATTAATCTTTAAACTTAATCtattaatgataaataaatttaggGATCGATTCTCATCTACTCAAAAAATTGATAGGTGTCTTAACTTAAAGATATATAGCAATCATTTGGAGCAGACTTGTACTTATTCaatgtaatttaaattttgcaGAGTGTGATAGGAATCAAAgcttaaaaagtaattttacaTTTCACATAATGAATGGCCTTTGTTATCTATAACCaaataccagccacgaacacTAAGAGCTGGAAAATTTCATtctatttttgacaattttgttCAAGGGCAAATATTCCTTGAAGATAGTGATCTACAtgctttcttatttattataatttccttgtttctttcattgttgttgatttgatataaaatataaggGTTAATTTGCAATTGTagtcttacaatttttttaaaattttactgcTCATTTTTCAAGAACATTTAATCATAATtagtataatttaaaatatcatgATCACAACTAGTCAAAATTAATAAGAGTATTTAGCTAATCAAAACATTTATGTACAATGACATAACATTGTCAataacacccaaaaaaaaaaagaaaaaaaaaaaagacaatagaAGCATCAATTAACAATGGCATAATATTGTCATAGTGAACTGGATATTGTAGCACAAATTCAATATGGGTTTCTTGATGAACTGAATACTGTATTGCTCTCTCAAActtcttttgaaattttttgaaagcaTAAGGTGTCAAAACATTGTGTGCTTCTAAAAGTGACAATGTTCTTAAAGAAGAACCTCTAATTGTTTCTAACATTGTATCATGTGATTGTGTTTGCTCAATATCTTCAATGGTAAGATCAACctaagattataaaaaataaaataaattaaaaacttttatatgACACATAAAGACTacaaatattaacaaataaaaaaataaaacaaattatacaacaaaagaaatcaatgGTAAGTATTGACTTGTTTAATGAGTTGGATCAAGTTTATGTGAGAACTaacaaattgtttaaaaaaggCATTTATACTTTCTGATCTTTCGGTTGTTGTCATTCCACCAAAAAAATGTCCACGAAGGTAACATGGTACCTAAAAGTGTTTGATTTGATATAAACCAATTGCATGCTTATTAGTAAGCATGTCATACTTTTTCATAACTTAAGTCCATTGACCCTCAAATTCTTCACATGAGTCTAACTTGTATAACTTGTAGAACAGTGTGCACcaatttatatattgattatgaagaatgGATGTAAACCAACCACTAAATTTAGCGGTAATATGCCATATACAAAAGGCATGTTTTGTGAGTAGTAATTCTTCTGATATTGCCTCTGTAATCTATGGATCTTGATTCATCAAGATTGCCTTGGGTTATTTCTtcataaaatatgcaaaattctACTAATCAAGcaaaaatttattagaatatGTAAACATTTCAAATGATATGTATTAATATTATTccactaattaattaaataaaatgaaaaaatagttGTACAAATTTATAAGATAAATAGAGTACATTCATTAACCATAGAAAAACACTAGTTGTTTCATTTCGAAGAAGTGCACAACCAAAGAAAATCGTCTTTCCATGATTAttgacaccaaaaaaaaaaacaaaaacaaaaggcataTCATAAGCATCTACCTTGTaagtagtataaaaaataacCACATTGCCATATTTTTTGTACCAATCAAAACTATAAGGGTGCAACCAAAAAATATGCTCTAACCTTTTCTCTTCATCGGTTGTGAATGCATATTGAAACTTAGAATTCCTTTCTTTAGcaactttaaaaaattgtaaaagatcCATGGCATCATTCACAACATGCATCTTTctcattttcacataaaaattacaaatatccCATTGAAAAAAATGGAAGATGTCCATGTTTCACATTTTTTCTTAAGGTCTATAACACGTATTATTTCTCTAACTAAAAGCCTAGCTTCTTTGTATAAGAGGATGCAATTTTTATCATCTTCGGTGATAACTCAATTGGCCCAGGACAACAATTCATGATTGtgatctacaaaaaaaaatactaacataCCATTCTTTTGGAAAAATGTTTATTGACTTTTGCAATATAATAGTTAGACGAGCTTTTCATCCACATTTTAAAGACTTCCTATTTCTTCGCTCCTCAAATGGATTCACCATTTTTAGTGGTTGTCTACCTTCTTAATGACAAAAGAAATTACATCTTCCTATTtccccattttttttctctgaatgACCTTTTCGAATTGTAAAACCATTTcgatttgcataatttttgtAGAAAATGAAAGCTTCTTCTACACTAAGAAAACATTGACCAACAAAAGGctcaaattaattttctattgAATTTATAACCTCATATTCTTCAATAACCCTCATTTCATCTATTGGACATTCATTCCAATCAATTATTTCCCCTCCACatgtgttattatttttttcatcattcgGAAACTCATTTAACTCAACACAATTCCTTGAAACACTTCCATGAATCTCACTTGCAGTTAAATCATCATCAATTTGTACTATattaaaacaagaataaaaaaaaatcaatatcatattACACATTAAATGAAATAtggattacaaaaaaaaaaaaagtacctttTTGAGGTAGCTCatttaagtcaaagtaattcaCTGGAACAAGTTGATGAGTCTCACTTGCAACTAAATTGTCATCCATTTGTGCTACattaaaacaagattaaaacaatcaatattcaatatcatattttaggataaatgaaaaaatgatacaaataaaataaaataaaagttcattCCTGAAGTAATTCATTTAAGTTAAAACAATTC
This portion of the Castanea sativa cultivar Marrone di Chiusa Pesio chromosome 7, ASM4071231v1 genome encodes:
- the LOC142642076 gene encoding chaperonin 60 subunit alpha 2, chloroplastic isoform X2, producing MSVSFSSLQLFHQKPVFSSLYWNQRATGLWRSTNFVRSIAVKAGPKRVSFGKECREALQDGIDKLADAVSLTLGPRGRNVILSESGSLKVINDGVTIARSIELSDAIENAGAMLIQEVATKMNDLAGDGTTTAIVLARAMIKSGMLAVAFGANPVSLKKGMDKTVKELVKVLKKKSVPVRGRDDMKDLSGQIDKGYMSPHFITNHDKSIVEFDNAKVLVTDQKISTVKEIVPLLEKTTQLSVPLLIIAEDISRQVLETLVVNKMQGLLNVAVVKCPGFLEGKKALLQDIALMTGADFLSGDLGLMLECATSDQLGIARKVTITSNSTTIVADPTTKAEIQARILQIKKDLAETDNASLSRKLSERIAKLSGGVAVIKVGAHTEVELEDRKLRIEDAKNATFAAMAEGIVPGGGATYIHLSELIPIIKNSMEDLDEQSGADIVAKALLAPAKSIASNAGVDGEIVVEKTRTCNWQTGYNAMTGRYEDLLSAGVADPCRVSRCALQNAVSIAGVVLTTQAVLVEKIKKPEPAVPHVPGITP
- the LOC142642076 gene encoding chaperonin 60 subunit alpha 2, chloroplastic isoform X3, with the translated sequence MVATKMNDLAGDGTTTAIVLARAMIKSGMLAVAFGANPVSLKKGMDKTVKELVKVLKKKSVPVRGRDDMKAVATISSGNDEFVGNLIAEAIEKIGPDGVISIESSSSFETSVIIEEGMKIDKGYMSPHFITNHDKSIVEFDNAKVLVTDQKISTVKEIVPLLEKTTQLSVPLLIIAEDISRQVLETLVVNKMQGLLNVAVVKCPGFLEGKKALLQDIALMTGADFLSGDLGLMLECATSDQLGIARKVTITSNSTTIVADPTTKAEIQARILQIKKDLAETDNASLSRKLSERIAKLSGGVAVIKVGAHTEVELEDRKLRIEDAKNATFAAMAEGIVPGGGATYIHLSELIPIIKNSMEDLDEQSGADIVAKALLAPAKSIASNAGVDGEIVVEKTRTCNWQTGYNAMTGRYEDLLSAGVADPCRVSRCALQNAVSIAGVVLTTQAVLVEKIKKPEPAVPHVPGITP
- the LOC142642076 gene encoding chaperonin 60 subunit alpha 2, chloroplastic isoform X1 produces the protein MSVSFSSLQLFHQKPVFSSLYWNQRATGLWRSTNFVRSIAVKAGPKRVSFGKECREALQDGIDKLADAVSLTLGPRGRNVILSESGSLKVINDGVTIARSIELSDAIENAGAMLIQEVATKMNDLAGDGTTTAIVLARAMIKSGMLAVAFGANPVSLKKGMDKTVKELVKVLKKKSVPVRGRDDMKAVATISSGNDEFVGNLIAEAIEKIGPDGVISIESSSSFETSVIIEEGMKIDKGYMSPHFITNHDKSIVEFDNAKVLVTDQKISTVKEIVPLLEKTTQLSVPLLIIAEDISRQVLETLVVNKMQGLLNVAVVKCPGFLEGKKALLQDIALMTGADFLSGDLGLMLECATSDQLGIARKVTITSNSTTIVADPTTKAEIQARILQIKKDLAETDNASLSRKLSERIAKLSGGVAVIKVGAHTEVELEDRKLRIEDAKNATFAAMAEGIVPGGGATYIHLSELIPIIKNSMEDLDEQSGADIVAKALLAPAKSIASNAGVDGEIVVEKTRTCNWQTGYNAMTGRYEDLLSAGVADPCRVSRCALQNAVSIAGVVLTTQAVLVEKIKKPEPAVPHVPGITP
- the LOC142642174 gene encoding putative E3 ubiquitin-protein ligase ARI5, whose amino-acid sequence is MDSEDYMYDSDAEETTYDDDDSYYYSDKEEENIAVGEDDDESRRNKKAKQSYFVLKESDIQQRQENDITEVSNVRSISKAAATVLLLNYNWRTCDVQDEWFADEERIRRKVGLFEKPVFLLPNKLGKVELTCSICYENVRVSMMGWVSCGHPFCRECWEKYVSVAIEDGVGCLTLRCPEPRCKAVVDRDSIDLFAKKEDKERYLQYLIRSYIESNKKYKWCPGADCEYTVEFCEGGDEECYDVCCHCNNGFCWNCMDDAHRPVDCETVAKWQLKNSSEAENTAWLLVNTKPCPKCGKAIEKNQGCMHMTCRKPCGHEFCWMCLGTWKEHGERTGGFYACNTFQKNKAEGKYNEDEDIRKRAEKHLEKYTHYYERWAGNESSRKQAVKDLKQMQNDYMVRLSDLRGATEAELKFITDAWLQIIECRRVLKWTYAYGYYLPEDGDKKAKSKKGFFEYLQGEAESNLERLHHCIEKDIHNYLNKERPEEEFKNFRAKLSSLTTVTRNYFENLVKALENGLEDTSSQEACSSQEAHGKIKSRTSKKGRKD